The segment TTCCGTTCCATCCCGCGGCTGACGCCACCGAGTCTACCGCCGATTATGCGGTTCTCCCCGGCGGACGCCAGTTCATCCTGGATCAGCTCGCCTCAACCAGCCAATCGCCCGTCACCGTCCTAACCCACTGGACTGCGACCCTGCCGCATTAGCCCTTAGCCACTGTGCTGCTTCCGGAATCGCGTGCGGCGTCCGCGCCACCGCCAGTTTGTAGCGCAGTTTATTCAGGCCGCGATTCGCTTGCGGCGGCGTTACCCGCCGCAGCAAACGCTCCGCGCTCCGCTTCAATTTCGTCCGCTCCGCCTGCCAGTTCACCCCGTCACCAGGACGATATTGTGCCCAGGCAATCGAGTGAAAAAAGCCCGCCGGTCCGAAGCGGTCGTCACTCAGCATGCGCTCGGCAAAGACGCGGATGGGTCCTTCAAAAAAATGCAGCGTGTCATGCACCGCGACGATGCCGCCGGGTACTAGAAAAGGTGCAAAGGCATCGAAATCAGCGCGCGCTCCCTCCCAGGTATGGTCGCCATCAATCCACAGCAGCCGGATCGGCCGCGCCCAGCTCCTTGCCGCTTCCGCCGACGTCTCCCGATGCACCTCGACCCACTCCCTCACGCCCGCGCGCTCGATCGCCCCCAAGAACGCCTCGTACGACGACCCCTCCGCCAACCCCGGGTCGGTCGCCGCAGGCGCGGTATGCGGGTCGACACTGACCAACGGCGGCAAGCCCAACTCCTGCGCCACGGTCGCCAGTGCCACTGCCGATTTCCCCTTGAAGCTTCCAATTTCCAGCATCACCGCAGGATCATCTGCGCCCACCGCCAACGCCGCTCCACACGCCAGCATGACCAGCGCCCTGAGTTCCCGCTCCCCAATGAACCCGGCGACCCCGCGCCCTCGACCCCACGCGCGGTCCGCAATGCCATCGGTCCGCCGCGCATCGCTGACCCCTGGCCCCTGATCCCTGACCCCTGTCACCCCTCCGTTGCCCCCGCGTCTTCCGCCTCTTCCTCCAGACCACGCCACGACACGCCTTCATGCGTCGCCAGTCCCACGCCCCAGGGCGCGATGGCGTAGAAGCACACCAGCCAGATGATCAGCGCCGCGCTGGTAGCGGCCGCGGAGTCGGCTCCAAAAATTTTCGTCAGCCCGAAAATCGTCA is part of the Acidobacteriota bacterium genome and harbors:
- a CDS encoding class I SAM-dependent methyltransferase, with the protein product MTGVRDQGPGVSDARRTDGIADRAWGRGRGVAGFIGERELRALVMLACGAALAVGADDPAVMLEIGSFKGKSAVALATVAQELGLPPLVSVDPHTAPAATDPGLAEGSSYEAFLGAIERAGVREWVEVHRETSAEAARSWARPIRLLWIDGDHTWEGARADFDAFAPFLVPGGIVAVHDTLHFFEGPIRVFAERMLSDDRFGPAGFFHSIAWAQYRPGDGVNWQAERTKLKRSAERLLRRVTPPQANRGLNKLRYKLAVARTPHAIPEAAQWLRANAAGSQSSGLGR